Within the Longimicrobiaceae bacterium genome, the region TGTACACGTACGCCGCGCCATCCTTCCGCTTCTCCAGCAGGCCCTTGTCCGCCAGGCGCGACATCACCGTCATGACCGTCGTGTACGCGAGCTCTCGGTCCGCCGCGGCGAGCCGCTTGTGGACGTCGTGGACCGTGGCCCGGCCGCGCGCCCAGATCGCCTCCATGACGTCCGCCTCGAGGTCGCCGAGGATCTTGCGCAATCCCTTCTTCCGCGGATCGAACGTGAAATGGTATCGGTCCATGGGATCGGAGGGACATGGGTTGTTACGACAGCGCGTAGTACGCTAGTGCTGTCGCGGCGTCCCGTCAAGAGGCACGGTACGATTCGGCAGAGTCCGCCTGCGGGCGGCTCGGGAGCTGGCGGCGCGTTCAGCGGAAGCAGCGGATGGGCACGTCCAGCGGCTCCCACTCGCCGGGCATCCCGAAGTG harbors:
- a CDS encoding BlaI/MecI/CopY family transcriptional regulator; protein product: MDRYHFTFDPRKKGLRKILGDLEADVMEAIWARGRATVHDVHKRLAAADRELAYTTVMTVMSRLADKGLLEKRKDGAAYVYMPAASKEEFTRRTVGTVLSELLDDFTAPAMSQFVDLVGEQDEAAIEALAKAIEEKRRRADSDV